The region TCTTCGACCGCCACGGCTCCAGGGCCGTCGTGCTGGCCCGCTTCGTGCCGGTCGTGCGGACCTTCACCCCGACCGTGGCCGGGGTCGGGGAGATGCCCTACCGCCGCTTCGTCGGCTACAACGCCATCGGGGCCCTCGTGTGGGGCGTCGGCGTGCTGGCGGCGGGCTACCTGCTGGGCGGGGTCCCCTTCGTCGCCGCGCACGTCGAGCTGCTGTCCCTCGGGATCGTGGCGCTGTCGGTGCTCCCCGCCGGTGCGTCGCTGCTGGCCGGCCGGCGTCGTCGTACGTCCTCGGGCGGGGGCGACGACGAGGTCGAGGACGAGGGCGACCCGCCCGCCTCCGCAGTCAGGTTGTCGGCAGGTTGCCGGTCCTAGCGTCCACGTCATGTTCGATCTCATCAACGGCCTCCCCGTCCACCCCCTGGTGGTGCACGCAGTCGTCGTCCTCCTTCCACTGGCCTGCCTCGGCACCATCGCGCTCGCCCTCCGACCTGCGTGGCGCCAGCGCTACGGCGTCCTCGTCGTCGCGTGCGCAGCGGCTTCCACGGCACTGACCCCGGTCGCGACGTCGAGCGGCGAGGCGCTGGAGAGGCACGTCGGCGACCCGGGCGTGCACGCCCAGCTCGGCGACCAGCTCATCTGGTTCGCCGTCCCGCTCCTCGTCCTGTCGGCCGCCATGGTCTGGCTCGACCGTCGCAGGTCGAGCGACCGTGACGGCCGCACGGGCTCGGTCGGCGTCGTCCGCGTGGTCAGCGTCCTCGCGCTGGTCGCCGCGCTCGCCACGTCGGTGCAGGTCTACCGCGTCGGCGACTCCGGTGCCCGCGCCGTCTGGGGTGACCAGGTGGCCAGCGGGAAGTGACGGGCTAGGGTCCGCTGGTGCTGCCGATCACCACCGAGCGGCTCGTCGTACGCCCCTTCACGACGACCGACCTCGACGACTTCCTCGCCTACCAGTCGCACCCGGACGTACGCCGCCACCTGCAGGGCCAGCCGCACACCGACGAGGCGGCGGCGAGCTACGTGGCCGCCCAGGCTGCGCTCGACGACGAGCAGCGCGACGCGTGGCACGACTGGGCGGTCGAGCACCGCGGGCTCGGCCGGGTCATCGGCAACCTCGGCGTCTACCTGCCGGCCGCGTCGCCCGCCGAGGGCGACCTCGGCTTCCAGTTCTCACCGGACTTCCACGGCCAGGGCTTCGCGCGCGAGGCGGCGACCGCGCTGGTCGGGGCACTCCGGTCCCGCTGGGGCCTGACCCGGATCACCGCGTCGTGCGACGAGGCCAACGCCGCGTCGGCCCGCCTCCTCCTGGCGCTCGGGTTCGACGAGGTGGTCGACGAGACCGAGGGTCGGCGGAGCTTCGAGCTGCTCTCCTGATCCCCGCTTCTCTCGTGATCCCCGGCTGACCGGGGATCACTGAAGTTGTCGGCCCTTGCAAGGCCTGACAAGTTCAGTGGTTGACTCTTCGACCTCTCCGGCGGGTCAGGCGAGCAGCGCCCTGAGGTCGCCGACGGTCCGGCCCTCGAGGGTCGGCCAGGTCGTGAAGTCGCCGGCCTCGGGGAGCGCGGCGTCGTTCGGGATCGCGAGGCTGGCCGCGCCCGAGGCGACTGCCGAGGCGAGCCCGTTGGGCGAGTCCTCGATGGCGACGCAGCGCGAGATCGGTACGCCGAGCAGCTCGGCCGCGCGGAGGTACGGCTCCGGCGAGGGCTTGGTCTGCGCGACGTCCTCGCCCCCGACGAGGGCGCCGAAGGTGCCGGGCGGCGCGGCCGCCGCGACGAGCTCGGCCATCTCGTGCGACGAGGTCGTGGCGATCGCGCAGGGCACGCCGGCCTCCTGCAGCGCAGCCAGCAGCGCGAGCACGCCGGGCCGCCACGCGACCGTCCTACGCAGCGTCTCGATGACGCGACGCTCGAGGTCGGCCACCAGCGGTGCCGCCTCCAGGTCGACGCCCGCGGACTGCATCGCGACAGCGGTGGTCATCATGTCCGAGCCGACGAGGGCGAGCCCCTGCTCCTGCGACCACGTGCCGCCGTGGGCCTCGACCATCACGAACTGCTGGGCGATCCAGAGGGGCTCGGAGTCGATCAGGGTGCCGTCCATGTCCCACAGGACTGCGGCCAGGCCGTCGGAGGTCTCGGTCATGCGCCGCAGTCTGCCAGCGGCGCGAGGGCCACCACCGACGCTACCGTCGACACCATGCACATCGACCTCAGCGGCAAGAGCGCGCTCGTCACCGGCTCCACCCAGGGCATCGGCCTCGCGATCGTCGAGGGGCTCCTCGAGGCGGGCGCGCGCGTCGGCGTCAACGGCCGGTCGGAGGAGTCGGTCGCCCGCGCGATCGACGGGCTGCGCGAGGAGCGGCCGGACGCGGACGTCGTACCCGTCGTGGCCGACGTCGCCACCGACGAGGGCTTCGAGGCGGCGACCGCCGCGATGCCGGACGTCGACGTGCTGGTCAACAACCTCGGCATCTTCGAGAGCCGCCCGGCGCTCGAGATCACCGACGACGAGTGGCGCCGGTTCTTCGAGGTCAACGTGCTGGCAGCCGTCCGGCTCACCCGCCACCACCTGCCGCGGATGACCGGCCGCGGATGGGGTCGCGTGCTCTGCATCGCCAGCGACTCGGCCGTCGTGACGCCGGTCGAGATGATCCACTACGGCATGTCGAAGACCGCGCTGCTCGCGGTCTCGCGCGGCTTCGCGAAGGAGGCCGCGGGCACCGGCGTCACGGTGAACTCGGTCATCGCCGGGCCGACCCACACCGGCGGCGTCGAGGACTTCGTGCGCAGCCTCGTCGGCGACGACCTGCCGTGGGACGAGGCGCAGCGCGAGTTCATGAAGCAGCACCGGCCGCAGTCGTTGCTCCAGCGGCTCATCGAGCCGTCCGAGATCGCCGCGATGGTGACCTACCTCAGCTCACCGCTCGCCTCCGCCACCACCGGCGGTGCCGTGCGGGTCGACGGAGGGTACGTCGACGCGATCCTGCCCTGACCCGGATCAGTGCGCGGGCGGCAGGTCCGCGACCTTCGGTCGTCGGACCATCAGCGCGACCAGGACGGCGACGGCGGAGATCGCACCGCCGTACATCAGCGCCGCGTGGATGCCCTCGGCCGTCGCGTCGACGAGCGCCGCGCCCTCGGCGGTGCGCGCGACGCTGACCCGCGTCATCACCGTGACGAAGAGCGCGGTGCCGGCCGCTCCCGCGACCTGCTGGAGCGTGGAGACGATCGCGCTGCCGTGGGAGTAGAGCAGCGGCGGCAGCGACCCGAGGGCCGAGGTCATCAGCGGCGTGAACATGAAGGCCAGGCCGATGCTCATCAGCACGTGCAGCCCGACGACGGTCGACTGCGCGGTGGCGGTGTCGTACGTCGTCATCCCCCACAGCGCGACGCTGACGATCGCGGCTCCCGGGGCTACCAGCGGGCGCGGACCGACCCGGTCGAAGAGCCGGCCGACGATCGGCGCGAGCAGGCCCATGGTGAGGCCGCCGGGCAGGAGCAGCAGGCCGGTGTTGAGCACGGAGAGGCCGAGCACGCTCTGGAGGTAGATCGGCAGCAGGATGAGCGACCCGAAGAGCGCCATCATGCTGACCGCGACGAGGAGCACCGCGATGGTGAAGGTCCGGACGGCGAAGGCGCGCAGGTCGAGCAGCGCCTTGTCGCCGAGCCGCAGCTGGCGCGCGATGAACGCGGCGAGCGCGAGCGCCCCGACGACGAGCGGCACCCAGACGGGCACGGGCGTGTGGCCCGAGGCGCTCTCGCCGATGCTGCTCAGGCCGTAGATCAGGCCGCCGAAGGCGAGTGCGGAGAGCACTACGGAGAAGACGTCGACCGGCACGTCGCGCGGCTCGGTCACGTTGCGCACCCACGCGGCGCCGAGGGCCAGCGACAGCAGCGCGATCGGCAGCACGATCCAGAACATCCAGCGCCACGAGAGCTGGTCGAGGACCAGGCCGGACACCGTCGGGCCGATCGCCGGGGCGACCGAGATGACGATCGAGATGGTGCCCATCATCTGTCCACGGCGGTCCGGGTGGACGACGTTGAGGATCGTGGTGATCAGCAGCGGCATCATCAGCGCCGTGCCCACCGCCTGGACGACGCGGCCCGCCACCAGCATCGGGAAGACGGGCGCCAGTGCGGCGACGAGCGTGCCGATGCTGAAGGACGACATCGCCGCGACGAAGACCGAGCGCAGCGGGAAGCGGGTCAGCAGCCAGCCGGTGACCGGGATGACGACGGCCATGGTGAGCAGGAACGCGGTGGTCAGCCACTGCGCGGTGGTGGCCGGCACGTCGAACTCGCGCATCAGGTCGGGCAGCGCGACGCTCATGATCGTCTCGTTGAGGATCACCACGAAGGCGGAGGCGACGAGGAGGGCGATGAGGCGGCCGTGGCCCCCGGTGGCCGAGGCCTGCGGGTCGTCGGTGGTGCCGCCCGAGGCGGAGGTGGAGGTGGAGTCGGAGGTGGTGGCGGTCGTGGTCACTGCTGGTTCTGTCCTCGGGCTCGTCGGTCGTCACGCGAATTGTGTCAGTCACTGCCAACACGGCGGTGGGCGGCAGAATTCCCTACACTGACGATCGTGAGCGAACCCGCCCCCTCCGGACCGGCACTGCGCGAGCGACGCCGGCGCCAGACCGAGCACGACATCTCGGTCGTGGCGCTCGACCTCTTCGAGCGACAGGGCATCGACCACACCACCGTCGACCAGATCGCCGACGGCGCGGGCGTCTCGGCGCGGACCTTCTTCCGCTACTTCGCCACCAAGGAGGCCGCGGCGCTGGTCGGGCACATCGACCTCGACGAGCGCGTGGAGCAGGTGCTGGACGCCATCGGCCCGGAGCGAGCGCTGGTCGACCAGCTCGAGGACCTGTGGCGCGAGGTCCTCGGCGCGTTCGACGACGGGCGGAGCGAGGCGGGCAGGCTGCTGCTGCGCGTACGACGCCTGATGCTGGCCGAGCCCGCGCTCCGCCAGGCAGCCGTGGCGATCGACGCCCAGCGCACCGACGACCTCGTCGCCCGGCTGACCCGCACCCTCGGGCTCGACGACGACCTCGGCACGCGCATCGCCGTCGAGGCGTCCGGGCTCGTCGTGCGGGTCACCCTCGACCGCTGGGCCGACGCCCGCGACGCCGGACGCCCGGTCGACCTGCTGGCGACGTACGCCGCCGCCTGCGCGCACCTGCACGCGCTGTAGGCGGCCGCGCCCCGGCCGCAGAGCACCCCTCGGGGCGGTCTCCGGGCGCGCCGCTCGTGCCTACTGTCGAAGCATGACCACAGTGAGCCGCACCTTCGACGTCCAGCCCGACCCCGCCACGGTGATCTCCTACCTCAAGGACTTCGGCAACGCCGAGGAGTGGGACCCCGGGACGGAGTCGTGCACGCAGAACGAGCCCGGCCCGATCGCCGTCGGCACGACGTGGCACAACGTCTCCAAGATCGCCGGCGTGAGCACCGAGCTGACCTACACGCTGGAGCAGCTGACCGACGACACGATCGTCCTCGTCGGTCGCAACGACACCGCCACCTCGACCGACACCATGACGGTCGTCCCGAACCCCGACGGCACCGGCAGCCGGGTGACCTACGAGGCCGTCATCGAGCTGAAGGGCGCGGCGAAGATCGCCGACCCGATCATGAAGATCGTCTTCGAGAAGATCGGCAGCGACACCGAGGACGACATGACGACCGTCCTCAACCGCCTGGCCTGAGCGGCTCGCTGTGCACCTCGACACCCGCAACCTCCGCCGCGTCGCCGGCACCGCTGCCGCGACCGTCACCGCGCTCCAGGCGGGCACCGCGGTGCTCGCCCTCAGGGCGGGGCGCCGCGACTACGCCGACGGCGTGTGGGGGCCGGGTCTCGCGGCGGTCGCCGTCACCAGCGCCCTCGTAGGCAACGGTGACGCCACCCGGCGCTGGACCCTCGCCGCCGCGACGACGGCCTGGGCGGCGCGGCTCGAGCACCAGATGCTCGGCCGGCTGCGCGGGTCCGACGAGGAGGACGACCGCTACACCGAGTTCCTCGAGGGCGACTCCGTGCCGGCGGTCGTCGGCAAGGTGTTCGTCACCCAGGCCGTCGCCCAGCTGCTCGTCTCGGCCCCGCTGCAGCTGGCCGCGGCGAGCTCCCTGCCGTCGGGCCGACGGCGGTGGCTGTTCCCCGCCGGCGTGGCGCTGATGGTCGCGGGCGCGAGCGTCGAGGCCATCGCGGACCGGCAGAAGTCGCGGTTCATGGCGGAGAAGGAGCGCGCCAAGGACCGGTCCGAGGACGGCGAGGCACCGGAAGAGCTCCAGGTCCTCGACACCGGCCTGTGGGGCTGGTCGCGCCACCCGAACTACTTCGGCGACTCCGTGGTGTGGGACGGGGCCTGGCTCGCGTCCGCCGCCTCTGCACCGGGCGCCTGGACGTTCCCGGCGCCGGTCGCGATGTCGTACCTCCTCGTCTTCGCCACCGGCGCGCGTCGCACCGAGAAGAAGATGGAGGACCGTCCCGGCTACCGCGACTACCAGCGACGGGTCTCGTTCTTCCTGCCCCGCCCGCCGCGCTCGCGCCGCTGAGCGCCTACAACGTGGCGACCGACCCCGAGTCGACGCGGTAGTTCGAGCCGTTGACGAAGCTGGCCCGGTCCGAGCAGAGGAACGCGATCACGGCCGCGACCTCCTCGGGCTCGCCGCGCCGCCCGAGCTCCATGTAGGGCCGCTCCTCCTCGAGGAACGACGCGATCGCCTCGTCGCGCGAGCCACCCTCCTCCTCGGCGCGCTTGTCCATCATCGCGTCGGTCATCGGGGTGTTGATGAAGGCCGGCGAAACGCTGTTCACCAGCAGGCCCTCGTCGGCGTAGGTCCGCGACAGGCCCTTGGCGAAGGCGAGCAGCCCGGCCTTCGCGGTGACGTAGGGCAGCTCGTCGTCGTACGGCTGCACCGCGTCCTCGCTGTTGACGAAGACGATCCGCCCCCAGCCACTCCCCCGCAGCGCCGGCAGGAAGGCGCGCGTCACCCGGATCGCCGACAGCAGGTTGGTGGCGAGCACGTCGGTGAACGCCGCGTCGTCGAGCTCGTGGAAGAGCCCGGTGGGACCGGTGACGCCGGCGCCGTTGACCAGGATGTCGATGTCGCCCACCGCCAGCGCCACCTCGCGGGCCAGGCGCTCGGCCGCGTCCTCGTCGGCGAGGTCGGCCGCGATCTTGTGGACGCTCGAGGAGACCGTCAGCGAGGCCACCGCCTCGTCGAGCGCGCCGGGGTCCTTGTCGCTCAGCACCACCTCGACACCGTCGTCGAGCAGTGCCTGCGCGGTCGCGCGGCCGATGCCGCCCGCGCCGCCGGTGATGAGCGCCTTCTTGCCTGCGATGCCGAGGTCCATGCCACGAGACCACCATCCCCACCGGGGCCCTCCCCACCCCCGGAGGGGTTGGACCGGTGTGGTCGCCCTGCAAGGCTGGACAGACCCGACCCACCTCGAAGGGAAGCCGATGTCCGACCGCACGGCAGTGATCTCAGGAGCCAGCATCGCCGGCCTGTCGGCGGCGTACTGGCTCGCCTCCTCCGGCTGGGACGTCACCGTCATCGAGCGAGCACCCTCGTTCCGTGACGGCGGGCAGAACATCGACGTACGCGGTGTGGCCAAGGACGTCCTCGACCGGATGGGCCTGACCGAGGCGGTCCGCGCGCAGAACACCACCGAGACCGGGACCGTCATGGTCGACGACTCCGGCGACGTGGTCGCCGAGCTGCCGTTCGGCGGCGAGGACGGCGCCACGGCGGAGCTCGAGGTGCTGCGCGGCGACCTGGCGCGAGCGATCCTCGACCGACTGCCCGACGGCGTGGAGCTCGTCTTCGACGACGCCATCGAGGAGGTCCGTGACGACGAGGTCGTCACCGCCGGCGGTCACCGCCTGCCCGCCGACCTCGTCGTCATCGCCGAAGGTGTGCGCTCCCGCACGCGCGACCGGCTGTTCGGCGACGAGGTCGAGAAGCGACCGCTGGGCGTCACGATGGTCTTCGGCACCATCCCCCGGCGGCCGAGCGACGACGACCGCTGGCGCTGGTTCACCACGACCGAGGGCCGCCAGGTGCACCTGCGCCCCGACAACCGCGGCACCACCCGCGCGATCCTCGCCTTCACCGACGACGACGGCCTGGCCGGCCTCGAGCACGGCGAGGCCATGGGCCTGCTGCGCGAGAGGTACGACGACGCCGGCTGGGAGGCGCCGCGTGTGCTCGACGAGCTGGCGACCTCGAGCGACGTGTACGTCGACGACCTGACGCAGGTCCGCGTCGGCACGTGGCACCGCGGCAACGTCGTCCTCACCGGCGACGCCGCGTGGTGCGTGACCCCGATGGGCGGCGGCGGGGCCTCGCTCGCCCTGACCAGTGGCTACGTCCTCGCGTCCTCCTTCAGCCAGCACCCCGACGACACGGCGGCCGCCATCGCGGCCTACGAGGACTGGATGCGGCCCCTGGTCGAGGACGCGCAGACGATGCCGCGGTGGGTGATCCCCTTCGCCTACCCGCAGTCCCGGGTGGGCGTCGCCGCGCGCCGGGTCGCCGACAAGGTCTTCACGGCCAAGGTGTTCGAGCCGGTGACCGCGAAGATCACCGCCATCGCGGAGACCGATCGCGAGCTGCCGCCCGCGCCGGTCGACGTACGCGACTAGCAGGACACCCGAGACGCACACCGCTAGGGGCGGTGACAGCCCGGTGGGTCCGGGGTGACACTGGCCGTACCCCGCTGCACCCTGGTCGCGCGGCCGGCGGGTGGCAGCGTCCCACGGCCGTGCGGGACCCCGGCTGGCGTGATCCCCCCTAGACCGCCGGCCGGGGCGACCAGTCAGTCCAGGCGGGCGCGGTCGAAGCCGCTGCGCACGGCCTCGTCGGTGCGCTCGGTGTCGGCCTCGGTCGCACGCAGCTCGTCGGCGGCATGGCCGATCGCCTTGCCGCCGGTCCGCAGTCCCTCGGTGATGCCGGTGACGACCTTGCGCACGGCCTGCGCGAAGGTCGGCGCGTGCGGCACCTGGCCGAAGTCGCTGCCGGAGACCTCGATCCCGGCGACGTCCTCGGCGACCCGCAGCAGGCGGCGCGAGGGCCCGTCCAGCTCGGCCGCGACCCGCTTCGGGCCACCGGTGCCCATGACGAGCTCGCCCGACAGGCCCAGCGCGGAGAGCGGCGTGCTGGTCATGTGGCGGTTGGCCCACAGGTCGTCGTCGCCGTCGTCGTACTCGGTCGCACCGGACTCGTAGGTGACCACGATGTTGCCGTCGATCTCGACGATTCCCTCGGCCATGTTGGGGAACTCGTAGGACTCGCGCGACCCGTCGTGGTCCTGGACGACGAGGGAGCTCTCGTTGCCGCGGCCGTGGGACGTGGCGAAGATGTACTCGCCGTCGCGGACCACGACGCCCTGGCACTTCGGCGGCGTGGTGACCTCGCGCTCGGGCATCTCGGTCCAGCCGCCCTTGCCGTCGGGCTTGTAGACGCTGAGCGTGCCGTCGCCCTTCTCGGTGAAGGTGCCGAGGTAGAGCAGCCCGTCGTGCATCGCGGAGTAGGACCCGCCGCTGTCGACCTCCTGCACCGACTGCGGCTGCACGGTCCCGCCGGCGCCGGCGGAGCGCATGTCGTCGAGGGAGTAGGTGTAGACCCTGCCCTTGTCGGTGACGTAGACGTTGTCGCCGTCGACCGTCACGCCGCCGGCGTGGCCGGGCGTGCCGAAGTCGGTGGGGTCCTCGTCGGGTCCCGCGGCCGGGACGACGCCGCCGAGGTTCACCTCGCCGACCTGCTGGCCGGTCACCTCGTCGATGAGCGCCATCACGGACGGGTCGCCGTCGCCCTTGTCGTAGTAGCCCTGGAGCAGCAGGCCCGTCTCCGGGTCGTAGCCGAGGCCCTGCGGGATGAGGCCGCGGCCGTCGCCCCACGCGCCGATGCTCGGGATCCGCGGGCCGAGCGAGCTGCCGTACTCGTCGAGCCAGTCCTCGTTGCGCCGCAGCCCCTCCTCGACCCACTCGCGGGCCTCGTCGCTCAGCTCGTCGAGGTCCTTGTCGTCGCCGGTGAGGACGGCGGTCGCGGCGCTGAGCCGGTTGTTGTACGTCGTCCCGGTGCGCAGCAGGAAGCCGTTGACCAGCCGGGCGAAGATCTCCTCCACCGGTCCGGGCAGCCCGCCCGGGCGCCGGCGCCACTGGCCGATCAGGTAGTCGGCGTTCTCCTCGCACCTGCTGTAGGCGTCGCCGGCGGTGGCGACCGCGGCGTGCGTGATCCCGAGGGCGACGTGGGTCTGCGCGACACCGGTGCGCAGCGTCCCGAGCCGGGCGGCGTAGGCGATGGCGGCGAGCCCCACCCAGTCCCGCACGACGCAGCCGGCGAGGTCCTCCTGCGCACGGTCGACGTCGAGCAGGGCGTCGTGGAGCGCCTCGGTGGCGGCCGTGATGGCCGCGGTGCTGCCGGCGGTGAGGCGGGCGTACTCGATCTCCGGGTCGGTCATTCGCCGGCTCGCTTCAGGCCGAGGACGCTCGGGTCGGTCGCCCCGTTCGGGAAGCGGACGGTCTCCCCCGTCGAGGCGTCGTCGATGGTGCAGGTGCCGTCGGGGACGGTGCAGGCGAGCAGCGAGGAGGAGCCGTCCTCGAAGCCGGCGATGCCCACCACCGTGGTGTCGTCGGCCCAGAACTTGAACGTCTGTCGTGCCGCGTCCACCTCGAACGCGACCTCGGTGCCGTCGCTCCCGGTCACCTGGTCCTCGCCGTCGCCGGTGCTGTCGATCGTCCACTGCCCGTCGGGGCTCTCGGGCACTCCGGGCCGCGGGAGCTCGACACCCTCGGCGTCGGTCACCTCGCCGGTCGCGAGGTCGATGGCGAGCGTGGTGTCGACGGCGTCGACGTAGGCCGTCTCGTCGGTCATCTGCGCGATCCCGATCGGGATCTCCTCGTAGAGATCGGCCAGGTCGTCGTCGGCGGTGTCGCCCAGGCTCTCGGACGTGCGGACCACCTCGCGCCCCTCCTGGAGGTCGAGCACGACGACCTGCGCGAGGTGCGTGCCGTACTGGTCCTCCTCGCCCGACACCACGTCGACGCCCGCGAGGAACCGGCCGTCCGGCGAGGCGCGCAGGGTGTCGGCCTGGAGCTCGAGACCGGTGTCGACCGGCTCTGCGCCGGGCTTCGCGAACCAGATCGCGCCGCTCGCCGGGCTGTCGACCGCGGCGTCGCTCGCGCTCTCCGCCTCGACGAAGAAGATGCCGTCACCGGCCACGACGTACGACGACGTCGGCCCGCCGAGCTCGACCTCGGTGCCGTCCGAGAGGTGTACGTCGCCGGAGGACTCCCAGATGAGGGGTGCGGTCTCGACGGGTGCGGTGCTGGTGAGCCAGTCGCCGCTCGGCTCGTCCGGCTCGCCGCCCTCGCTCGTGTCATCCGTGCCGCAGCCGGCCAGCGTCATCGCCAGCGCCACTGCTGCGGCCGTCCCCCACACCTTCACGTCTGGCATCCTGCCCCACGGACCGAGGTGTCAATCCTCGATCGCTTGGCTCTCTCAGGCACGGACACCTCGCGGCTGCGCCCGGGTCTCGGTGCATCTCGCCTGACCGCGACCGCGATCAGCCGACGGTCGAGGTGCGGGCCACGAGCTCGGGGGTGAACAGCACCTGTCGGTGCTCGTGGTCGTCGTTGGCTGCCTCGTCGACCACCATCTCGGCTGCGGTACGGCCGAGGTCCTGGCGAGGTTGCCTCACTGAGGTGAGGGGGACCGCGGCGGCTGCGGCGAAGTCGATGTCGTCGTACCCCACGATCGCGAGGTCGTCGGGGACGCGCATGCCGGTCGAGGTGGCGTGTTGGAGCAGACCGAGCGCCAGCAGGTCGTTGGCGCAGAACGCCGCGGTCGGCCGTCGGCGCGCGGAGAGGCCCGCGATGCGCTCACCTGCACCTCGGCCCTCGCCGAAGCTCATGGTGCGGGTGGGGATCACCAGGAGGTCGTCCGAGTCCATCCCGGCGTCGTGCCATGCCTCCCGCGCACCTTCGAGGCGCTCGCGGACCTGGCCGAGCGACTCGGGTCCGCCGACGAAGGCCACTCGTTCGTGTCCGCGGCCGATGAGGTGCTCGATCGCGAGCCGGCCGCCCAGCAGCTCGTCGACAGCGACGGTGCAGAAGTCGCTGCCGGGGCGGGTGCGGTCCACGATGACCACAGGTGTGCCGCTCGCGGCTGCCTGGAGCAGTGCCGGCGAGGCGGGGTCGACCGGCGTGATGAGGATGCCGGCCACGCGTTGCTCGCGCAGGTGTGCGAGGTAGGCGGCCTCCCGGCCGGCTCTGTTGCCGCTGTTGCACAAGAACATGGACAGCTTCTCCGCCTCGGCGGTGGCCTCCATGCTCTGGGCGACGTCGGTGAAGAACGGGTTCGTCGCGTCCAACATGATGTAGGCCAGGGTGCGGCTGTCGCCGCCCCTCAGCATGCGTGCGGACTCGTTGCGGACGAACCCGAGCTCGCTCATCGCGGTCTGCACACGCGTGACGTTCGACGGCGAGACACGGTGCGGTCGGTTCAGCACGTTCGACACGGTGCCTGTCGACACGCCGGCACGCACCGCTACGTCCCTGATGGAGGCGACGGGCGTCACCTCGTGCAGCGAGTCGACCATCTAGTCCTTTGAAACGTGCTCATCGCACCGTGGGGCTGCGCGGCCGGGTGGCTGCGCCGGATCGCGACGATAGACCGCAGGCTCCGCCGGCGGGAGGGGCAGAGGAAGACATGACTGATCTCAGTCAACTTGAAGCGTTTCACTGGACTGCGGCGCGAGCCGGTACCTACGTTGTGACCGCCGTCACTGCCCGTTGCAGAGTCCACCGATGGTGGGGCGCCGGGGCGTTGTGACGGCACTGGAGACGAGGGCTCCGAGGTCCCTCGGTCGCGCCTCCGTCCCGGTGCTTCGAGGAGGTCATCCGTCGTGCGATGACCCCTACCCCGCACTCGAAAGGGTCAACATGAAGAGGAAGAAGTCCACCAGCCTGGTGGCCGCGCTGGGGTTGTCCCTGGCGCTGGGGTCGACGGCCGCCGTCGTCGTCCCGTCGTTCGTCGCAGCACAGGCCGCCACGAGCGCGCAGGTGTCGATCTCCGGGTTGGAGGTCAACCACCTGGTCGAGCCGGACGGGGTGTTCGGCATCGACGACCCCAAGCCGGTCTTCTGCTGGGGCTTCGACTCCAACGTCGTCGGCTCGAAGCAGGAGTCCTACCGCATCGAGGTCTCGACCTCGCGCGCCTTCGACAAGGTCGTGTGGGACTCGGGCGTCGTCGACTCCGACGAGACCACCGACATCTCCTACGGCAGCACCGGCACGGCGCAGAAGCTGCGCCCTGAGACCGACTACTTCTGGCGCGTCACGGCCGTCGACAACCGCGGCGTGTCCACCACCTCCGAGACCGGCATGTTCGCCACCGGCCTGATGAACTCGAAGATCGGGGCCTGGGACGGGGCCCAGTGGGTCGGCAACGACGACGTCCGCCTGGACGCGAAGTCGACGATGATGTTCGACGTGAACGCCAGGTTCACCATCAACGCCGGCGACAACGCCTCGTTCATCTTCGGGGCCAACGACCCCCGCCTGACCAGTGACTTCCGCAACGTCTACGGCGGTCCGGGTGGCGAGAACTTCATCCGCTTCGAGCTCGACCTCTCCGGCGTGACGGCTGACCCGGCCACCAACACCGGCGGCGTGGTCAACCTGTACCGCAAGGGCTACCACAAGACCGACAACGTC is a window of Nocardioides oleivorans DNA encoding:
- a CDS encoding TetR family transcriptional regulator; translated protein: MSEPAPSGPALRERRRRQTEHDISVVALDLFERQGIDHTTVDQIADGAGVSARTFFRYFATKEAAALVGHIDLDERVEQVLDAIGPERALVDQLEDLWREVLGAFDDGRSEAGRLLLRVRRLMLAEPALRQAAVAIDAQRTDDLVARLTRTLGLDDDLGTRIAVEASGLVVRVTLDRWADARDAGRPVDLLATYAAACAHLHAL
- a CDS encoding DUF2231 domain-containing protein, whose amino-acid sequence is MFDLINGLPVHPLVVHAVVVLLPLACLGTIALALRPAWRQRYGVLVVACAAASTALTPVATSSGEALERHVGDPGVHAQLGDQLIWFAVPLLVLSAAMVWLDRRRSSDRDGRTGSVGVVRVVSVLALVAALATSVQVYRVGDSGARAVWGDQVASGK
- a CDS encoding GNAT family N-acetyltransferase; amino-acid sequence: MLPITTERLVVRPFTTTDLDDFLAYQSHPDVRRHLQGQPHTDEAAASYVAAQAALDDEQRDAWHDWAVEHRGLGRVIGNLGVYLPAASPAEGDLGFQFSPDFHGQGFAREAATALVGALRSRWGLTRITASCDEANAASARLLLALGFDEVVDETEGRRSFELLS
- a CDS encoding VTT domain-containing protein codes for the protein MIDVSAALTGLGGPLSLLLVMAIVFAETGLFAGFFLPGDSLLFTAGVLVAGGIVHVPLAVMAAGVVVAAFAGDQVGYLVGRKAGPRIFNRPDSRLFSRKHADRARAFFDRHGSRAVVLARFVPVVRTFTPTVAGVGEMPYRRFVGYNAIGALVWGVGVLAAGYLLGGVPFVAAHVELLSLGIVALSVLPAGASLLAGRRRRTSSGGGDDEVEDEGDPPASAVRLSAGCRS
- a CDS encoding DHA2 family efflux MFS transporter permease subunit; its protein translation is MTTTATTSDSTSTSASGGTTDDPQASATGGHGRLIALLVASAFVVILNETIMSVALPDLMREFDVPATTAQWLTTAFLLTMAVVIPVTGWLLTRFPLRSVFVAAMSSFSIGTLVAALAPVFPMLVAGRVVQAVGTALMMPLLITTILNVVHPDRRGQMMGTISIVISVAPAIGPTVSGLVLDQLSWRWMFWIVLPIALLSLALGAAWVRNVTEPRDVPVDVFSVVLSALAFGGLIYGLSSIGESASGHTPVPVWVPLVVGALALAAFIARQLRLGDKALLDLRAFAVRTFTIAVLLVAVSMMALFGSLILLPIYLQSVLGLSVLNTGLLLLPGGLTMGLLAPIVGRLFDRVGPRPLVAPGAAIVSVALWGMTTYDTATAQSTVVGLHVLMSIGLAFMFTPLMTSALGSLPPLLYSHGSAIVSTLQQVAGAAGTALFVTVMTRVSVARTAEGAALVDATAEGIHAALMYGGAISAVAVLVALMVRRPKVADLPPAH
- a CDS encoding SRPBCC family protein; the encoded protein is MTTVSRTFDVQPDPATVISYLKDFGNAEEWDPGTESCTQNEPGPIAVGTTWHNVSKIAGVSTELTYTLEQLTDDTIVLVGRNDTATSTDTMTVVPNPDGTGSRVTYEAVIELKGAAKIADPIMKIVFEKIGSDTEDDMTTVLNRLA
- a CDS encoding SDR family NAD(P)-dependent oxidoreductase, whose protein sequence is MHIDLSGKSALVTGSTQGIGLAIVEGLLEAGARVGVNGRSEESVARAIDGLREERPDADVVPVVADVATDEGFEAATAAMPDVDVLVNNLGIFESRPALEITDDEWRRFFEVNVLAAVRLTRHHLPRMTGRGWGRVLCIASDSAVVTPVEMIHYGMSKTALLAVSRGFAKEAAGTGVTVNSVIAGPTHTGGVEDFVRSLVGDDLPWDEAQREFMKQHRPQSLLQRLIEPSEIAAMVTYLSSPLASATTGGAVRVDGGYVDAILP
- a CDS encoding HAD family hydrolase; the encoded protein is MTETSDGLAAVLWDMDGTLIDSEPLWIAQQFVMVEAHGGTWSQEQGLALVGSDMMTTAVAMQSAGVDLEAAPLVADLERRVIETLRRTVAWRPGVLALLAALQEAGVPCAIATTSSHEMAELVAAAAPPGTFGALVGGEDVAQTKPSPEPYLRAAELLGVPISRCVAIEDSPNGLASAVASGAASLAIPNDAALPEAGDFTTWPTLEGRTVGDLRALLA